The genome window TAGCTTTATTAACCCCTAAAGATTCTATTCTATATAAATTTACCCGATCGGATAAAGAGGGAAAGTTTAACTTCAAAAATGTAAAGTCAGGAAATTATATCTTGATGACAGCACATAGCTTATATGCCGATTATTTAGATTCCATATCCGTTGTTGAAAAGGATAAAAATATAGGAACGATTGCTTTGATAAGCAAAATGAAACTGCTTCGAGAAGTAATTATAAAAACCGGTTCTATTCGTATTAAAGGTGATACTACAAGTTACAGAGCAAGCGATTTTAAAGTCGATGCCAATGCAAATGTCGAAGAATTACTAAAAAAACTGCCAGGAATTCAGGTTGATAAAAATGGTACTATAAAAGCTATGGGGGAAAAAGTAGAAAAAGTATTGGTAGATGGCGAAGAATTTTTTGGAGATGATCCTGGTATGGCTGTAAAAAATCTGCGTGCAGATGCAGTAAAAGAAGTACAGGTTTTTGATAAAAAAAGCGATCAGGCGGAGTTTACAGGAATTGACGATGGCGAGACAAAAAAAACAATTAATTTAAAATTGAAGGAGGACAAAAAGAAAGGGTATTTTGGTAAAATAGATGCCGCGAACGGACCATTAATAGCAATTGCCCCAAGGTATAATACAAATGTTCTGTTAAGCAGTTTTAAGGGGAAAAGAAAACTATCTGCTTTTTTATTAAATGGCAATACAGGTCAAGATGGCTTGGACTGGCAAGATAGTGAGAAATATGGTACGAGAGATGATAATGTTAATATGAGCATGGATGATGATGGAAATATAAATTATGAATGGACAGGAGGGAATACAGATGATGAACCTTATGTTGATACTCAAAATGGTTTTATCAAAAACACTAATGCAGGATTGCAGTACAGTAACAAGTGGAATGATAAACAAACACTAAATGTTTCTCCAAAATATAATAATCAGATTTATACAAACACTAACAGCAGGAGCACTCAGACGCAAGTAGGTCAATCTCAATTGAATGAGAACACAGCAACAGTAAGTAATGTAAATCGAAGTAATTTTAAGTTAAATGTTGCTTATGATGTAAAATTAGATTCGGTAAATTCGATAAAATTTACTGCGAAAACCAATTTATACAAGACCGATAGTGATGAATTTATAAATGGAACTACCACTGGAGATAATGGATTGTTAAAAAACAAACAGGAAAAAACATTTACTACAGATTCAGACAAGCAGTCTTTTTCGGCAAGCATTTTGTTTAAGCATAAATTTGCTAGAGCCAGACGTACATTCTCTGTAAACAGCAGCTGGAACAGTCTAAATACCAATTCAAATAATTTTTTAAAATCTTCAAACGAAAGTTATGATGGAGGTGTTTTCTCGAGCAGGAATGATATAAATCAAAATAAAACTGGTGAGAAATCAAACCAAAATATTGCTGTCAATATTGCTTATACAGAGCCTGTAGGAAAGAAATTTGCATTGCAGCTTGCCTATCAAATTACGCATAACAGCGGAGATAGTAATTATTTGACTTATAATTATTCAGACGTTACTGGTAATTATGATTCGCTGGATCATTCTTTATCTAACGAGTTCAATCAGAGTATAACAACCAATAAGCCAATTATAAAATTGAGTTACAATGCCAAAAAAATAAATTATAGTTTTGGAAGTGGTTTTGGTTTTACTTCATTTGATTTACAGGATCAGACTTTAGATAAAGAGTACAAACGTAATTATACTAATTTTTATCCAGCAGCAAATTTGTCTTATAAATATGCAAGTAACAGTAATTTGCGTTTTAGATATGAAGGAGGAACTAAACAGCCAACATTAGACCAATTACAGCCTTTGAGAAACAATCAGGATTTTTTTAATCAAATTATTGGTAACCCTGATTTAAAGCAGTCTTTTACTAATAGTATAAACATATCGAATAGCAGTTATAGTATCTTGACAGAATCCCAATTCTATCAAAATATATCTTTTAGAACAACAACAAATTTAATTTCCTATAATAAAGATATCGATTCAGAAAGTGCCAAAACAACCACCAAACCCATAAATACAAACGGTAATTTTTCTGCCAATTTATATTTTGCTTATGGATTTAAAGTAAAGAAATTGGATTTACGAATTTATTGCAATCCATCAGTTAGCTACAACAAATCAATAATTAGTATTAATAACGTACTTAATGATTCTAAGACTCTAAATTCTGGATTATCAGTTTATTTAAATAAATTCAAGGAAAAGAGGTATGAGATCAGTTTAAGTAATACTTTTTTGAATAATAGAAACAGTACTTCTTTAAATGACGATATAAAATCATTTAACACTAATAATTTGTCGTTGGATATGGGTATTTATTTTAGAGAAAAATGGAAATTATCCACAGATTATAATTTATACTCTCGTCAAAAAACGGTAGATTTTCAAACTAATCTCAACAATCAATTGTGGAATGCAAGACTTCAGCGGACCTTCAAAAAAGATGAGTTTACGGCCTATATTATGGTACGTGATATTTTGAATCAAAATATTGGAATCAATAGATATGTGTATGAAAATGTAACTGGAGAGGAAAGAAACGACAGGCTTCAAAGATATGCTATGTTAGGTTTTACTTGGAATTTTAAAAACAAATGAGAGTAAAAAAATAAATTAGTATTTCCTTAGTACCAGAATATACACTTTGGCAATGCTATTTCGATATTTTTTAAAGCAGAATCCCAAAAAAATAATTATCAAAAGTCAAAATATGAAATCAATATTTTTTTTTATTGCAATACTAATTTCTACAACGAGCTCAAAAGCGCAGCAATTTATAGATAAAGCAGTAGTTGAATATGAAGTAAGCACCAATCTCAAAAAAACGATGAGTAATGATAGCTGGGACGAGAAGATGAAAGAAAACATTTCCGACTTAAAAATATCGTATTACACATACACTTTTGAAAACAATAAAAGCATTTACAAATTTGACAGGTGGAGCCCAAAAACAAGAATACCAAAAAATGAAAAAGATGCAGATGAAGAAAACAGCTGGTATTCTGATTTTACCAGCGGAACAATGAGTATGCAAAAGCAAATAGTTGGAACTAATTTTGTGGTAGTCGACAGTATATTAAATATTGAATGGAAGATTACAAACGAAAATAGAGAAATAGCAGGTTATAATTGTCGAAAAGCGGTGGGCAGAATAATGAATGATGTGTATGTATTTGCTTTTTACACAAACGATATAACCATATCTGGAGGTCCGTGTACAGTAAATGGTTTGCCGGGTTTAATATTAGGGCTTTCCATACCAAGATTATACACCTCATTTATTGCAACAAAGGTAGATTTAAAAAGGATCGATAAACCCGAAATAAAACCCATTAGTGCTAAAAAAGTGTATGATTTGGCAGGGCTGAAGTCATTGATAGAAGATAAAACAAAAGATTGGTTTATCTATGGCGATGATAAAGAAGAAAATAAAAGACAAAAAAATATGTTTTTGTGGAATGCTTTTTTATAATTTTCAAAAACTTTAAACCTCATTATTCAAAGCAAAGACTGCAAAAGGATTCATAGCCAAATTCCGTTTTCCCTGCATCTTGTAATCAAAAATCTTTTTAGATTAGAAATAGATTCTTCAAAATCAGGTGGTTCTAACCCGAATCTTAAAAATTCCTGCTGTTGTTTTTCTGTTGCTTCGCATGCTTTTACGATTTCTTTTAGCATATCGAGCATAATGAGCTGCTTGTTTCCGTTTTGATCAAATTTCAAATCAGCCAGTTCGTCCTGTAATTTTTCGCAATAGCCTAAAAGATGCTCTACTTCATTTTCTTCAAGAAGATGAGGCTTGTTTTTGAATAATTCTCTCGGGTTTTTCATATAAAAAATGCGATTAGTATTCGAAAATAAGACTGAACCAGACCCTGTAAAATTCTGATTGCTATTAGATTCTAAAATAAGCTATCTAAAATTTATTTCTAAACATCATCATAATCTACTTTTATCGTAGCTGTAGTCGGATGTGCTTGACAAGTCAGGATTAAACCTTCGGCAATTTCTTTTTCAGTAAGAATTGAGTTTTTCTTCATTTCGGCTGCGCCTTCTGTTACTCGGGCGAGACAGCTGCTGCAAATACCGCCTTGGCAGGAATAAGGAGCGTCTATTCCCTGTTTTAGGGCAGCATCAAGAATGCTCTGTTTTTGAGACATTTCAAAACTTGTTTCTTCATCATCAACCAAAACTGTAATTTTAGAATGACCGCTTAAGGATTGACTGATAGTCTGTTCTTTAGAAGAAGAAGTGAAAAGCTCGAATTTTATAGCCGATTCTTTTACGTTTTTTTCTTTTAGAACATTAGAAACGGTATTGATCATTTCTTCGGGACCGCACAAATAAAATTTGTCAAATTCCATTGTAGCATGCTTTGTATTCAATGTATAATTTACAGCTGCTTTGTCAATTCGTCCAAACAATGCATTTTCGGCATTAACTCTGCTGTATACATAATCAACAAACAGACGGCCAACATACTGCAGCTGTAAATCGTGCAGTTCCTGATGAAAAATAGTTTCTTCAGGAGATTTGTTTCCGTATACTAGTGTAAAGGAACTTTTCGGCTCACTTTTCAAAACAGATTTTATGATGGATAAAATTGGAGTAATTCCGCTTCCTGCTGCAAAAGCGATATAGCTTTTTTGGCGGTCATTTTCAGGTTCAAAAATAAATTTCCCTTCTGGTTTTCCTACCTCTAGGATATCACCAGCCTTTAATTTTGTATTTGCAAATTGTGAAAAAAGACCGTCTTTTACTGCTTTTACTGCAATTCTCAATTCACCGCTTCCAGGTGCTGAACAGATAGAATAGGCACGACGGATTTCGGTATTGTCTAATGTCAATCGTAAATTAATGTATTGACCGGCTATGAAATCATAATTGGATTTTAATTCTTCGGGTACATTAAAAAGTATAGAAACGGCATCTTTGGTTTCGCGTTTTACTTCTTTTACAATTAATTTTAGAAAATTTGGCATGAGATTGTTTTTTTGCAAAAGTAATAAAACTATTTAGGATTAAAAGAATATCATACAGTTCAAAATAGTTTTTACTTTTTTTTGTGTAACATTTTCCTACTCTAAAAGACTCATTTATAAAACCAAAATAAAAAACCATGTTTGCAAAATTTATTTATCTTGAATGGAAATCTTTTACGAGATCAGCTTCTTTCGCTTCAAGTCTGGCCTTGAAAATATTGATGGGATTTCTGGTTCTTTATTTTACTGTTCTTTTCTTAGCAATGGGTGTTGGAGCATTTTATATTCTAAAGAAAATGCAGCTGGATCCGTTGGTTACAGTAAACAAGTTCTTAATTTATTACTTTGTAATGGATTTGATTGTACGCCTTTTGCTTCAGGCAATTCCAGTGATGAACATTAGGCCTTTATTAACGCTGCCTTTTAAGAGACCAACAATTGTTCATTTTTCTTTAGGAAAAACAGCTTTATCTTTTTTTAATGTAACGCATGCATTTTTCTTTGTTCCTTTTTGCGCTGTTTTGCTATATGAAGGCTATGATCCAATAAGCGTTATTCTTTGGGGAACAGCTCTTTTTTCATTAGTTTACTGCAATAATTTTTTGAATATTTTATTGAATAACAAAGATAATTTACTGGGTGTTTTTATTGCGGTAACAGTAATTTTGGCTGGATGCCAATATTATAAAATCTTTGATGTTACAGCTTATGTTTATCCGTTTTTTGAAGCGTTATTTCATACCAAATGGGCTTTTATAATTCCAGTGCTGGTCTTGTCCGGTCTCTATTATTGGACATATAATTATCTAAAAGGCGATTTGTATCTGGATGCGGGATTATCTGTCAAAAATGATATTGCCAAAACAGAAAACCTGACTTGGTTAAATCAATTTGGGACTTTAGGAACATTTTTGAAAAACGACATTAAATTAATCAAAAGAAATAAACGCTCAAAAACGACAGTTGGAGTCAGTATAATGTTTTTGTTTTATGGTTTACTATTTTTCTCGGGCGGAGTAGAGGCATATGATAAACCAATAATGCACATTTTTGCAGGAATATTTGTCTCGGGCGGATTTTTATTCACTTTTGGACAGTTTGTTCCAAGTTGGGACAGTTCTTATTATCAATTGATGATGACACAGAATATTCCGTATCGCGGTTATTTGAGTTCCAAATGGTGGCTTGTAGTTATTGCAACTGTTATTTCTACAATTTTAGCATCGTTCTATTTGTATTTTGGCTGGCAGGTATATCTTACCATAGTTGCTGGAGCGATTTATAATATAGGTGTTAATTCACATCTTGTATTATTAGGAGGAGCTTTTACAAAAACACCAATCGATTTATCAATGTCAAAAGGGGCTTTTGGTGATAAAAAATCATTTAATGTAAATACAATGCTGCTTACATTGCCAAAATTACTCTTACCGGTATTTTTATATTGGCTGGGTTCCTATTTAATGAATCCAAAACTGGGACTTGCTTTTGTAGCTTTGGCCGGGGTATTAGGGTTTATGTGTAGA of Flavobacterium marginilacus contains these proteins:
- a CDS encoding DUF5687 family protein; this encodes MFAKFIYLEWKSFTRSASFASSLALKILMGFLVLYFTVLFLAMGVGAFYILKKMQLDPLVTVNKFLIYYFVMDLIVRLLLQAIPVMNIRPLLTLPFKRPTIVHFSLGKTALSFFNVTHAFFFVPFCAVLLYEGYDPISVILWGTALFSLVYCNNFLNILLNNKDNLLGVFIAVTVILAGCQYYKIFDVTAYVYPFFEALFHTKWAFIIPVLVLSGLYYWTYNYLKGDLYLDAGLSVKNDIAKTENLTWLNQFGTLGTFLKNDIKLIKRNKRSKTTVGVSIMFLFYGLLFFSGGVEAYDKPIMHIFAGIFVSGGFLFTFGQFVPSWDSSYYQLMMTQNIPYRGYLSSKWWLVVIATVISTILASFYLYFGWQVYLTIVAGAIYNIGVNSHLVLLGGAFTKTPIDLSMSKGAFGDKKSFNVNTMLLTLPKLLLPVFLYWLGSYLMNPKLGLAFVALAGVLGFMCRNVVFLMIEKIYKKEKYKTIEAYKQKQ
- a CDS encoding outer membrane beta-barrel protein, translating into MPKITLTIAFLFLFSLSAFSQKANLSGVLTEDSEKTPVYNSVVALLTPKDSILYKFTRSDKEGKFNFKNVKSGNYILMTAHSLYADYLDSISVVEKDKNIGTIALISKMKLLREVIIKTGSIRIKGDTTSYRASDFKVDANANVEELLKKLPGIQVDKNGTIKAMGEKVEKVLVDGEEFFGDDPGMAVKNLRADAVKEVQVFDKKSDQAEFTGIDDGETKKTINLKLKEDKKKGYFGKIDAANGPLIAIAPRYNTNVLLSSFKGKRKLSAFLLNGNTGQDGLDWQDSEKYGTRDDNVNMSMDDDGNINYEWTGGNTDDEPYVDTQNGFIKNTNAGLQYSNKWNDKQTLNVSPKYNNQIYTNTNSRSTQTQVGQSQLNENTATVSNVNRSNFKLNVAYDVKLDSVNSIKFTAKTNLYKTDSDEFINGTTTGDNGLLKNKQEKTFTTDSDKQSFSASILFKHKFARARRTFSVNSSWNSLNTNSNNFLKSSNESYDGGVFSSRNDINQNKTGEKSNQNIAVNIAYTEPVGKKFALQLAYQITHNSGDSNYLTYNYSDVTGNYDSLDHSLSNEFNQSITTNKPIIKLSYNAKKINYSFGSGFGFTSFDLQDQTLDKEYKRNYTNFYPAANLSYKYASNSNLRFRYEGGTKQPTLDQLQPLRNNQDFFNQIIGNPDLKQSFTNSINISNSSYSILTESQFYQNISFRTTTNLISYNKDIDSESAKTTTKPINTNGNFSANLYFAYGFKVKKLDLRIYCNPSVSYNKSIISINNVLNDSKTLNSGLSVYLNKFKEKRYEISLSNTFLNNRNSTSLNDDIKSFNTNNLSLDMGIYFREKWKLSTDYNLYSRQKTVDFQTNLNNQLWNARLQRTFKKDEFTAYIMVRDILNQNIGINRYVYENVTGEERNDRLQRYAMLGFTWNFKNK
- a CDS encoding GLPGLI family protein, which codes for MKSIFFFIAILISTTSSKAQQFIDKAVVEYEVSTNLKKTMSNDSWDEKMKENISDLKISYYTYTFENNKSIYKFDRWSPKTRIPKNEKDADEENSWYSDFTSGTMSMQKQIVGTNFVVVDSILNIEWKITNENREIAGYNCRKAVGRIMNDVYVFAFYTNDITISGGPCTVNGLPGLILGLSIPRLYTSFIATKVDLKRIDKPEIKPISAKKVYDLAGLKSLIEDKTKDWFIYGDDKEENKRQKNMFLWNAFL
- a CDS encoding ferredoxin--NADP reductase; the encoded protein is MPNFLKLIVKEVKRETKDAVSILFNVPEELKSNYDFIAGQYINLRLTLDNTEIRRAYSICSAPGSGELRIAVKAVKDGLFSQFANTKLKAGDILEVGKPEGKFIFEPENDRQKSYIAFAAGSGITPILSIIKSVLKSEPKSSFTLVYGNKSPEETIFHQELHDLQLQYVGRLFVDYVYSRVNAENALFGRIDKAAVNYTLNTKHATMEFDKFYLCGPEEMINTVSNVLKEKNVKESAIKFELFTSSSKEQTISQSLSGHSKITVLVDDEETSFEMSQKQSILDAALKQGIDAPYSCQGGICSSCLARVTEGAAEMKKNSILTEKEIAEGLILTCQAHPTTATIKVDYDDV